The Anaerolineae bacterium genome includes a region encoding these proteins:
- the cydB gene encoding cytochrome d ubiquinol oxidase subunit II, with amino-acid sequence MIELNALWFLLIAVLFIGFFILEGFDYGVGMLLPFLGKTDRERRQIINTIGPVWDGNEVWMITAGGAMFAAFPHWYATLFSGFYLALVLMLLALILRGVAFEFRSKQPGKRWRQWWDRAIFLGSFLPALLWGVALANIVRGVPIDENMIYTGDLLTLLNPLGLLAGAVAVAAFVVHGAIFLALKTDGAVRERAEAMTKKAGPVLTVLVALLVVLGYFETDVLTTQGVVPPITAIGSGAALLATGWLVNDKRFGWGFFTMCLHIALTVITVFRGLFPRVMVSSLNPDWSLTIYNASSSEYTLQVMTVVALTLVPIVLIYQGWTYWVFRKRISTKSKLEY; translated from the coding sequence ATGATCGAGCTGAATGCCCTGTGGTTCCTGTTGATTGCCGTGCTGTTCATCGGCTTCTTCATCCTGGAGGGGTTTGACTACGGCGTGGGGATGCTCCTACCCTTTCTGGGCAAGACCGATCGTGAGCGCCGCCAGATCATCAACACCATCGGGCCGGTGTGGGATGGCAACGAAGTCTGGATGATCACTGCTGGCGGGGCGATGTTCGCCGCCTTCCCGCACTGGTATGCTACGCTCTTCAGCGGGTTTTACCTGGCTCTGGTGCTGATGCTGCTGGCTCTGATCCTGCGCGGCGTGGCCTTTGAGTTCCGCAGCAAACAGCCCGGCAAGCGCTGGCGGCAGTGGTGGGATCGCGCCATCTTCCTTGGCAGCTTCCTGCCGGCATTGCTGTGGGGGGTGGCCCTGGCCAATATCGTACGCGGCGTGCCGATCGACGAGAACATGATCTACACTGGCGATCTGCTGACCCTGCTCAATCCGCTGGGGTTGCTGGCCGGGGCAGTGGCGGTAGCCGCCTTTGTGGTACACGGCGCGATCTTCCTGGCGCTCAAGACGGATGGCGCTGTCCGTGAGCGGGCGGAAGCCATGACCAAGAAAGCCGGCCCTGTCCTGACCGTTCTGGTTGCCCTGCTGGTCGTCCTCGGCTACTTTGAGACGGATGTGCTGACGACGCAGGGCGTGGTGCCGCCTATCACAGCCATCGGTTCCGGCGCGGCGCTGCTGGCAACCGGCTGGCTGGTCAACGATAAACGCTTTGGCTGGGGCTTCTTCACGATGTGCCTGCACATCGCCCTGACGGTCATTACCGTCTTCCGCGGGCTGTTCCCGCGGGTGATGGTCTCCAGCCTCAACCCGGACTGGAGCCTGACGATCTACAACGCTTCCTCCAGCGAATACACGCTGCAGGTGATGACGGTCGTGGCCCTGACCCTGGTACCGATCGTGTTGATCTATCAGGGCTGGACGTACTGGGTTTTCCGCAAGCGCATCAGTACGAAGAGTAAGCTGGAGTATTAG
- a CDS encoding cytochrome ubiquinol oxidase subunit I, whose protein sequence is MDSLSLARLQFAITTVYHFFFVPLTLGLSVFVAITQTVYWRTGNETYWKMARFWGKLFAINFAMGVVTGIVQEFQFGMNWSEYARFMGDIFGAPLAVEALLAFFLESIFLGVWIFGADKLPLWAHTAAIWLVAIGSNVSALWILVANSFMQQPVGYAIEGGRAVMTDFFALLANPNVWVQFPHVFSSGLTTAAFFVLGISAWHLLRKTENYQEVFRTSFRWATVYGLIGVIAVIFIGHSQMQHMVRTQPMKVAAAEGLFQSEDPAGLSLFTIGSLDEREEIFSIRIPYLLSILSYNRLDGEVKGFLDLQQEYEQAYGAGVSYIPPIAINYWSFRAMVGAGVLMLLVGLYAFYLIRAGKLEGAGRFLRWAPLAILLPYIANTAGWILTEVGRQPWIVFGLQRVEEAVSPNVTTGMLLFSLLAFTLIYGALMAIDIFLLRYFAMKPDHVFFKADEADPALEAVEMTF, encoded by the coding sequence ATGGATTCTCTCTCACTTGCGCGGCTGCAATTTGCCATCACGACGGTTTACCACTTCTTTTTTGTCCCGTTGACGCTGGGCCTTTCCGTCTTTGTGGCCATCACGCAGACGGTCTACTGGCGCACCGGCAATGAGACCTACTGGAAGATGGCCCGCTTCTGGGGCAAGCTGTTTGCCATCAACTTCGCCATGGGGGTGGTGACAGGCATCGTCCAGGAATTCCAGTTCGGGATGAACTGGTCGGAGTACGCCCGCTTTATGGGCGATATCTTCGGTGCGCCGCTGGCCGTGGAAGCGTTGCTGGCTTTCTTCCTGGAGTCGATCTTCCTTGGCGTGTGGATCTTCGGTGCGGATAAACTGCCGCTGTGGGCGCACACAGCGGCCATCTGGCTGGTGGCGATCGGCTCCAATGTTTCGGCGCTGTGGATTCTGGTCGCTAACTCGTTCATGCAGCAACCAGTTGGCTACGCCATCGAGGGTGGTCGGGCGGTGATGACCGATTTCTTCGCCCTGCTGGCCAATCCCAACGTCTGGGTGCAGTTCCCCCACGTCTTCTCCAGTGGCCTCACTACTGCCGCCTTCTTCGTGCTGGGCATCAGCGCCTGGCATCTGCTGCGTAAGACCGAGAACTACCAGGAGGTCTTCCGGACGTCCTTCCGCTGGGCCACGGTGTACGGCCTGATCGGCGTGATCGCGGTTATCTTTATTGGCCATAGTCAGATGCAGCATATGGTGCGCACCCAGCCGATGAAGGTGGCCGCCGCTGAAGGGTTATTCCAGAGCGAAGACCCGGCGGGCCTGTCGCTTTTCACCATTGGCAGCCTGGATGAACGTGAGGAAATCTTCTCGATCCGCATCCCCTACCTGCTCAGCATCCTCTCCTACAACCGCCTGGATGGGGAGGTGAAGGGCTTTCTGGACCTGCAGCAGGAGTACGAACAGGCCTATGGCGCGGGCGTTAGCTACATTCCCCCCATCGCCATCAACTACTGGAGCTTCCGGGCGATGGTCGGCGCGGGTGTACTGATGCTGCTTGTGGGCCTCTATGCCTTCTACCTGATCCGGGCCGGGAAGCTGGAAGGGGCCGGGCGCTTCCTGCGCTGGGCGCCGCTGGCGATCCTGCTGCCCTATATCGCCAATACCGCCGGCTGGATCCTGACTGAAGTAGGCCGCCAACCGTGGATCGTCTTTGGCCTGCAGCGGGTGGAGGAAGCCGTCTCCCCGAATGTGACAACCGGCATGCTGCTTTTCTCCCTGCTCGCCTTCACCCTGATCTATGGTGCGCTGATGGCGATCGATATCTTCCTGCTGCGTTACTTCGCCATGAAGCCCGATCATGTGTTCTTCAAGGCGGATGAAGCGGATCCGGCTCTGGAAGCCGTGGAGATGACCTTCTAG
- a CDS encoding metalloregulator ArsR/SmtB family transcription factor, with the protein MPQTTEFLHTSEVATLSVSLEPAFNAITSLRLLTWTCCEQMSEQDLIGLDGWVTRVAAAMTPEQIALHRLVFIGLYYIVDPDRSWPSFPAYVNHLESLPGEALRDQLLDRYFTIACRKGSYTPETLPDPAALLADPDAYVAFLQAAFPGAIVVPELELQAHALLNDPPRLRKTIVDYLRQMWHDYLATEWTRVRPMLQEAVEAFRRVDLSAMDKTAAAEYVIGAPLEDKLRRYIEEHTRVVFIPSPHIGPHQGTFSDGTTLWLAFGARLPAGMHSSSSALSRAELLVRLGALADETRLRILGLIAEEGELCAQDIITRLSLSQSAASRHLTQLSASGYLIERRQENAKCYRLNPARIDDTLAALRQFLKL; encoded by the coding sequence ATGCCCCAGACCACCGAGTTTCTGCATACTTCTGAAGTCGCCACGCTCAGCGTCAGCCTGGAGCCGGCCTTCAATGCCATCACCAGCCTACGCCTGCTGACCTGGACGTGCTGCGAGCAGATGTCTGAGCAGGACCTGATCGGTCTGGACGGTTGGGTAACTCGCGTGGCCGCCGCTATGACGCCGGAGCAGATCGCCCTGCACCGCCTGGTTTTTATTGGCCTGTACTACATCGTCGATCCCGACCGCAGCTGGCCCAGCTTCCCGGCTTATGTCAACCATCTGGAAAGTCTGCCGGGCGAGGCCCTGCGCGACCAGCTTCTGGACCGGTACTTTACCATCGCCTGCCGCAAGGGCAGCTATACACCGGAAACATTGCCTGACCCGGCTGCGTTGCTGGCTGACCCCGACGCTTACGTAGCCTTTCTGCAGGCGGCCTTCCCTGGCGCGATCGTCGTCCCGGAGCTCGAGTTGCAGGCTCATGCCCTGCTCAACGATCCGCCGCGCCTGCGGAAGACTATTGTCGACTACCTGCGCCAGATGTGGCATGACTACCTGGCCACCGAGTGGACTCGCGTCCGCCCGATGTTGCAGGAGGCAGTGGAAGCCTTCCGTCGCGTCGATCTCAGCGCCATGGACAAGACCGCCGCCGCCGAGTATGTCATTGGTGCACCGCTGGAGGACAAGCTGCGCCGCTACATTGAGGAGCATACCCGCGTTGTCTTCATCCCATCGCCGCACATCGGCCCTCACCAGGGCACTTTCAGCGATGGGACAACGCTCTGGCTGGCTTTTGGCGCTCGCCTGCCCGCCGGGATGCACTCCAGTTCGTCCGCGCTCAGCCGGGCCGAGTTGCTTGTCCGCCTGGGGGCGCTGGCCGATGAAACGCGCCTGCGCATCCTGGGTCTGATCGCTGAGGAAGGCGAACTGTGCGCCCAGGACATCATCACCCGCCTGTCGCTCAGCCAGTCCGCCGCTTCCCGGCACCTGACCCAGCTCAGCGCCAGCGGCTACCTGATCGAGCGGCGGCAGGAGAACGCCAAATGCTACCGGCTCAACCCGGCCCGGATTGACGATACGCTGGCCGCTCTGCGCCAGTTTTTGAAGCTGTAG
- a CDS encoding ATP-binding cassette domain-containing protein, whose protein sequence is MSNREIQVTNLVKRYGDFTAIDGVSFRVEAGQIFGFLGPNGAGKSTAVKIMTTLALPSAGEVRVGGYDVVSQAGQVRQIAGVALQEIGLDPLMKATELLIMQGQLFGMSRQQAAARARQLLEIVRLTDAVEKRVGKYSGGMRRRLDLALALVHEPEILFLDEPTTGLDPASRRDVWEEVRRLNRELGMTIFLTTQYLEEADELADQIAIIDRGRIAAAGSPAELKARLSSDAINVTFGDEAAVEQARTALADMADQVQVDRRVLRLYLNRAAEAVPAVVRRLEQAGLEPQSLTLTQPTLDDVFLAVTGQRFQAEEKAA, encoded by the coding sequence ATGTCCAACCGCGAGATTCAAGTCACTAACCTGGTCAAGCGCTATGGCGACTTCACCGCCATCGACGGTGTATCCTTCCGCGTGGAAGCCGGGCAAATCTTCGGTTTCCTGGGGCCGAACGGCGCCGGCAAAAGCACCGCCGTCAAGATCATGACTACCCTGGCCCTGCCATCCGCGGGCGAAGTCCGCGTCGGCGGCTACGATGTGGTCAGCCAGGCCGGCCAGGTGCGCCAGATCGCCGGCGTCGCCCTGCAGGAAATCGGCCTCGACCCGCTGATGAAGGCTACCGAACTGCTGATCATGCAGGGCCAGCTCTTTGGGATGAGCCGCCAGCAGGCAGCAGCCCGCGCCCGGCAACTGCTGGAGATCGTCCGCCTGACCGACGCTGTGGAGAAGCGCGTTGGCAAGTACAGCGGCGGGATGCGCCGACGGCTTGACCTGGCCCTGGCGCTCGTCCACGAACCGGAGATCCTCTTCCTCGACGAGCCAACGACCGGCCTTGACCCGGCCAGCCGCCGCGATGTATGGGAGGAAGTGCGTCGTCTTAACCGTGAACTGGGCATGACCATCTTCCTGACCACCCAGTATTTGGAAGAAGCGGACGAACTGGCCGACCAGATCGCCATCATCGATCGGGGGCGGATCGCTGCCGCTGGCTCCCCCGCGGAGCTCAAAGCCCGGCTCAGCTCAGACGCGATCAACGTCACCTTTGGCGATGAGGCAGCCGTTGAGCAGGCCCGCACCGCCCTGGCTGACATGGCCGATCAGGTTCAGGTCGACCGCCGTGTGCTGCGTCTGTACCTCAACCGCGCGGCAGAGGCTGTTCCGGCAGTGGTACGACGGCTGGAGCAGGCTGGCCTGGAGCCGCAATCGCTGACGTTGACCCAACCTACACTGGATGATGTCTTCCTGGCGGTGACCGGCCAGCGCTTTCAGGCGGAAGAAAAAGCAGCCTGA
- a CDS encoding ABC transporter permease, producing MAVTTMTGARPQVGAPLTTPRLPLLRQIALLAWRNLVTISRTPEAILPPVAISVFFLVIYQSTLGGAASFLPGLAGKSYLGFILPLSIISSSLAGAGIAAQNLVRDLSSGYFDKLLLTPVSRAALVLGPILAGAVILGLQASIVITVGLLLGLQPATGLPGLLAVIGLAVLLGTGFAGFTVSAALGSGSAAATQGAGFIFFPLTFLTASFVPLALLSGWLRTAAELNPITYVLEAMRSLLLTGWDGELLLKGVAATLILATAMYALAGFALRTRTRRK from the coding sequence ATGGCTGTGACAACAATGACCGGCGCCCGCCCGCAGGTGGGTGCCCCCCTGACCACCCCGCGCCTGCCCCTGCTGCGCCAGATCGCGCTACTGGCCTGGCGCAACCTGGTAACCATCTCCCGCACCCCGGAGGCTATCCTGCCGCCGGTAGCGATCAGCGTCTTTTTCCTGGTGATCTACCAGTCCACGCTGGGCGGGGCAGCCAGTTTTCTACCAGGCCTGGCAGGCAAGAGTTACCTGGGCTTTATCCTGCCGCTGTCGATCATCAGCTCGTCGCTGGCCGGGGCGGGCATTGCCGCCCAGAACCTGGTGCGCGATCTTTCCAGCGGCTACTTTGACAAGCTGCTGCTGACGCCGGTCAGCCGCGCCGCGCTGGTGCTGGGGCCGATCCTGGCCGGGGCGGTGATCCTGGGCCTGCAGGCGAGCATCGTCATCACCGTCGGCCTGCTGCTGGGCCTCCAGCCGGCGACCGGCCTGCCGGGCCTGCTGGCGGTGATCGGGCTGGCCGTGCTGCTGGGGACGGGCTTCGCTGGCTTCACCGTCTCCGCCGCGCTCGGCTCCGGCAGCGCCGCCGCCACTCAGGGCGCAGGCTTTATCTTTTTCCCGCTAACCTTCCTGACGGCCAGCTTTGTCCCGCTGGCCCTGTTGAGTGGCTGGCTGCGCACCGCCGCTGAACTGAACCCGATCACCTACGTGCTGGAAGCCATGCGCAGCCTGCTGCTCACCGGCTGGGATGGCGAGCTACTGCTGAAGGGTGTGGCGGCCACGTTGATCCTGGCGACGGCCATGTACGCCCTGGCCGGCTTTGCCCTGCGGACACGCACCCGCCGCAAGTAG